Proteins from one Embleya scabrispora genomic window:
- a CDS encoding aldehyde dehydrogenase family protein: MVYSQPGQPDSIVTFEPRYDNYIGGKWVPPVQGRYMDDITPVTGRPFCEVARSTAEDVELALDAAHAAADAWGRTSVTERSLLLLRIADRIEQNLERLAVTETWENGKPVRETLAADLPLAVDHFRYFAGVIRAQEGSISQIDEDTVAYHFHEPLGVVAQIIPWNFPILMATWKLAPALAAGNCVVLKPAEQTPVSVLVLIELIADLLPPGVVNVINGFGFEAGKPLASSSRVAKVAFTGETTTGRLILQYASQNIIPVTVELGGKSPNIFFADVADEDDDFFDKAVEGFVMFALNQGEVCTCPSRALIHESIYDRFMERALARTRAIVQGNPLDPATMVGAQASNDQLEKILSYLDIGRQEGAEVLIGGARKTVEGFEDGYYVEPTIFKGTNDMRIFQEEIFGPVVSVTTFRDDAEALRIANDTLYGLGAGVWTRDATRAYRFGREIKAGRVWTNCYHAYPAHAAFGGYKASGLGRETHRMMLGHYQNTKNLLVSYSAKKLGFF; encoded by the coding sequence GTGGTCTACAGTCAGCCCGGCCAACCGGACAGCATCGTCACGTTCGAACCGCGATACGACAACTACATCGGCGGTAAATGGGTGCCGCCCGTGCAGGGTCGGTACATGGACGACATCACCCCCGTGACCGGCCGGCCGTTCTGCGAGGTGGCCCGCTCCACGGCCGAGGACGTCGAACTGGCCCTGGACGCCGCACACGCCGCGGCCGACGCCTGGGGCCGCACCAGCGTCACCGAACGCTCGCTGCTCCTGCTCAGGATCGCCGACCGCATCGAGCAGAACCTCGAACGCCTCGCGGTCACCGAGACGTGGGAGAACGGCAAGCCGGTCCGCGAGACGCTGGCCGCGGATCTCCCGCTGGCCGTCGACCACTTCCGCTACTTCGCGGGTGTGATCCGGGCCCAGGAGGGGTCGATCTCGCAGATCGACGAGGACACCGTCGCGTACCACTTCCACGAACCGCTCGGCGTGGTCGCGCAGATCATTCCGTGGAACTTCCCGATCCTGATGGCCACGTGGAAGCTCGCCCCCGCGCTGGCGGCGGGCAACTGCGTCGTGCTCAAGCCGGCCGAGCAGACACCGGTGAGCGTCCTGGTCCTGATCGAGCTGATCGCCGACCTGCTCCCGCCCGGTGTGGTCAACGTGATCAACGGCTTCGGCTTCGAGGCGGGCAAGCCGCTGGCGAGCAGCAGCCGGGTGGCCAAGGTCGCGTTCACCGGCGAGACCACCACGGGTCGGTTGATCCTGCAGTACGCCTCGCAGAACATCATCCCCGTGACGGTCGAACTCGGCGGGAAGAGTCCGAACATCTTCTTCGCCGACGTGGCGGACGAGGACGACGACTTCTTCGACAAGGCCGTCGAGGGCTTCGTGATGTTCGCGCTCAACCAGGGCGAGGTCTGTACGTGTCCGTCCCGGGCACTGATCCACGAGTCGATCTACGACCGGTTCATGGAACGGGCGTTGGCGCGGACCCGGGCGATCGTCCAAGGCAATCCGCTCGATCCGGCGACGATGGTCGGCGCGCAGGCGTCCAACGATCAGTTGGAGAAGATCCTGTCGTATCTGGACATCGGTCGGCAGGAGGGCGCCGAGGTTCTGATCGGTGGTGCGCGCAAGACGGTCGAGGGCTTCGAGGACGGGTACTACGTCGAGCCGACGATCTTCAAGGGCACCAACGACATGCGGATCTTCCAGGAGGAGATCTTCGGTCCGGTGGTGTCGGTGACCACGTTCCGGGACGACGCCGAGGCGTTGCGGATCGCCAACGACACGCTGTACGGCCTGGGCGCGGGGGTGTGGACGCGGGATGCGACGCGGGCCTATCGGTTCGGGCGGGAGATCAAGGCCGGGCGGGTGTGGACCAACTGCTATCACGCGTATCCGGCGCATGCGGCCTTCGGCGGGTACAAGGCCTCCGGGCTGGGGCGGGAGACGCACCGCATGATGCTGGGGCACTACCAGAACACCAAGAATCTGCTGGTGAGTTACTCGGCGAAGAAGCTCGGGTTCTTCTGA
- a CDS encoding antibiotic biosynthesis monooxygenase family protein, giving the protein MSVVKINALTVPAEMRETLEQRFASRAGMVDSQDGFEWFELLRPVEGTDKYLVYTRWRSEEDFQTWMAGTMRAAHGGGDGAERPKPASTDSALWSFEVIQSTGPKG; this is encoded by the coding sequence ATGTCTGTGGTGAAGATCAATGCGTTGACTGTGCCCGCCGAGATGCGGGAGACCCTGGAGCAGCGGTTTGCGTCGCGTGCCGGGATGGTGGACTCGCAGGACGGGTTCGAGTGGTTCGAGTTGTTGCGGCCGGTCGAGGGGACCGACAAGTACCTCGTGTACACCCGCTGGCGCAGCGAGGAGGACTTCCAGACGTGGATGGCCGGGACGATGCGGGCCGCGCATGGTGGTGGTGACGGTGCCGAGCGGCCCAAGCCGGCCTCGACCGACTCGGCCCTGTGGTCCTTCGAGGTGATCCAGAGCACCGGGCCGAAGGGCTGA
- a CDS encoding FmdB family zinc ribbon protein, which yields MPRYDYRCRACDVTFEVNRPMAAANDPATCPAGHADTTKLLSTVAVTGAASASAPRPAGGGGGGGCCGGGCCG from the coding sequence ATGCCACGCTACGACTACCGCTGCCGCGCCTGCGATGTGACCTTCGAGGTCAACCGCCCGATGGCCGCCGCCAACGACCCGGCCACGTGTCCGGCCGGTCACGCCGACACCACGAAGCTGCTGTCCACGGTCGCGGTGACCGGCGCCGCCTCCGCCTCCGCCCCCCGCCCCGCCGGGGGTGGCGGAGGAGGCGGCTGCTGCGGCGGCGGATGCTGCGGCTGA
- a CDS encoding restriction endonuclease codes for MARTTVRAYLNLAILVAGLELLAIGVWFVLEGVRVNQSDGMMVVYICAAAGLASVIWLAGYRPRADEPIEYRDDRALRDAQARLDRMDPARLAEHVAELCERDGLAEVETVRVVEDAYAVDIHARRGDGTPAVLRCRSADGPGPVAGGVVQDFVSALDAAEERPGPLLLATTAGCFSAKAEALAAGAGIILLDRSALAHWECDKETPKALAA; via the coding sequence ATGGCACGTACGACGGTGAGGGCCTACCTCAATCTGGCCATCCTGGTCGCCGGGCTCGAACTCCTCGCCATCGGTGTCTGGTTCGTCCTCGAAGGTGTTCGGGTGAACCAGTCCGACGGCATGATGGTGGTGTACATCTGCGCCGCGGCGGGGCTGGCCTCGGTGATCTGGCTGGCGGGATACCGGCCCAGGGCCGACGAGCCGATCGAGTATCGCGACGACCGCGCGCTGCGCGACGCGCAGGCACGCCTGGACCGGATGGACCCGGCCCGGCTCGCGGAGCATGTGGCCGAACTGTGCGAGCGGGACGGCCTGGCCGAGGTGGAGACGGTGCGGGTGGTCGAGGACGCGTACGCGGTGGACATCCACGCCAGGCGCGGCGACGGGACACCGGCGGTGCTGCGCTGTCGCAGCGCGGACGGCCCGGGCCCGGTGGCGGGCGGCGTGGTCCAGGACTTCGTCTCCGCCCTCGACGCCGCCGAGGAACGCCCAGGGCCGCTTCTGCTGGCCACCACGGCGGGCTGCTTCTCCGCCAAGGCCGAAGCCCTCGCCGCCGGCGCCGGCATCATTCTCCTCGACCGCTCGGCCCTGGCCCACTGGGAATGCGACAAGGAAACCCCGAAGGCGCTGGCCGCGTAA
- a CDS encoding SDR family NAD(P)-dependent oxidoreductase, with translation MLDPEPLAGQVAIVTGGGAGIGGGVSRLLARAGALVVLNDIDADWAEQARTDIEAAGGRVEVVLGDIREPATVERLRDAALAAGGADVLVNNVGDYRPSTTFLRSTEEEWRALHAINFEHVLRVTHAVLPSMIERGRGSIVNVSTVEALRGIPGCPVYSAYNAAIIAFTKSLAVDVARKGVRVNAIAPDMANTPQTTYEAKLRDRDPALIGSWVPLARFGEPDDYAKVVLFLAGAASSYVTGHLIPVDGGTTAASGWYGRADGRGWTNLPDGA, from the coding sequence ATGCTCGACCCCGAACCCCTCGCCGGCCAGGTCGCGATCGTCACCGGAGGCGGCGCGGGCATCGGCGGCGGGGTCTCCCGGCTGCTGGCCCGCGCGGGCGCGCTGGTGGTGCTGAACGACATCGACGCGGACTGGGCCGAGCAGGCGCGCACGGACATCGAGGCGGCCGGCGGGCGGGTGGAGGTGGTCCTCGGCGACATCCGGGAGCCGGCGACGGTGGAGCGGCTGCGCGACGCGGCGCTCGCGGCGGGCGGCGCCGACGTCCTGGTGAACAACGTGGGCGACTACCGGCCCTCGACCACGTTCCTGCGCAGCACGGAGGAGGAGTGGCGGGCGCTGCACGCGATCAACTTCGAACACGTGCTGCGGGTCACGCACGCGGTGCTGCCGTCGATGATCGAGCGGGGCAGGGGGAGCATCGTCAACGTGTCGACGGTCGAGGCGCTGCGCGGCATCCCGGGGTGTCCGGTCTACTCCGCGTACAACGCCGCGATCATCGCGTTCACCAAGTCGCTCGCGGTCGACGTGGCGCGCAAGGGGGTTCGGGTCAACGCGATCGCCCCGGACATGGCCAACACGCCGCAGACGACATACGAGGCCAAATTGCGCGATCGCGACCCGGCGTTGATCGGTTCGTGGGTCCCGTTGGCGCGATTCGGCGAACCCGATGACTACGCGAAGGTTGTGCTCTTCCTGGCCGGTGCCGCATCGTCGTATGTGACGGGTCATCTGATCCCGGTGGACGGCGGCACCACGGCCGCGAGTGGGTGGTACGGCAGGGCCGACGGCCGTGGCTGGACCAACCTGCCGGACGGCGCGTGA
- a CDS encoding GNAT family N-acetyltransferase, whose amino-acid sequence MDIKVEDVPARHRFEARVDGTVAGFAEYMTTDTLIVFTHTEVDPGFEGKGVGGALVRGALDLVRAGEHKVLPLCPFVKAWIGKHPDYFDLVYDAPPSKVTD is encoded by the coding sequence ATGGACATCAAGGTCGAGGACGTCCCCGCGCGGCACCGCTTCGAGGCCCGGGTCGACGGCACCGTGGCGGGCTTCGCCGAGTACATGACCACCGACACCCTGATCGTGTTCACCCACACCGAGGTGGACCCGGGTTTCGAGGGCAAGGGAGTGGGCGGCGCCCTCGTCCGCGGCGCCCTCGACCTGGTCCGCGCCGGCGAGCACAAGGTGCTGCCGCTGTGCCCGTTCGTCAAGGCGTGGATCGGCAAGCACCCGGACTACTTCGACCTCGTCTACGACGCCCCGCCGAGCAAGGTCACCGACTGA